One region of Wyeomyia smithii strain HCP4-BCI-WySm-NY-G18 chromosome 3, ASM2978416v1, whole genome shotgun sequence genomic DNA includes:
- the LOC129728289 gene encoding uncharacterized protein LOC129728289, producing the protein MSYEPSWVENTTNTPIPEFLERTLMLGPNYNVPNRGKFPYIETLSEIEKVIKYQKNVEEIRVDVTNAMSNFLNFHNQPHHHQQDWIAKDVGRSRKFLKENPDLLIIKADKGNKTVVLSSKEYEEKIEEMLRDDNTYEKIRYDPTARVSRKIKTILDNWREKNTSTLALIGSITCQTVIHRAYMGCQKSTNQLGP; encoded by the coding sequence ATGAGTTATGAACCGAGTTGGGTGGAGAATACAACCAACACACCGATACCGGAGTTCCTGGAACGTACACTGATGCTAGGACCTAACTACAACGTACCGAATCGTGGAAAATTTCCATACATTGAAACGTTGTCAGAAAtcgaaaaagtaataaaatatcaaaaaaatgtgGAAGAAATCCGAGTAGATGTAACCAATGCGATGTCCAATTTTCTAAATTTCCATAATCAACCACACCATCATCAACAAGACTGGATTGCCAAGGACGTCGGGAGAAGCAGGAAGTTCTTGAAGGAAAACCCAGACTTATTGATCATCAAAGCCGATAAGGGAAACAAAACGGTAGTGTTGTCATCGAAGGAATATGAGGAAAAAATAGAGGAAATGTTGAGGGACGACAATACCTACGAGAAGATTCGCTACGATCCGACGGCAAGGGTGTCgcgaaaaatcaaaacaattttgGACAACTGGAGGGAAAAAAATACATCGACGCTGGCACTCATCGGAAGCATAACGTGTCAAACTGTAATCCACCGCGCATATATGGGCTGCCAAAAATCCACAAACCAGTTAGGCCCATGA
- the LOC129727705 gene encoding trans-1,2-dihydrobenzene-1,2-diol dehydrogenase-like yields the protein MPPLRWGIASAGKISHDFTNALSTWSKDHHLAVAVSARKLENAKSFAQLHGIEKFYQGYEALAKDPNVDAVYIGAINPMHYELGLLMLDHGKHVLCEKPLCMNEGQAKKLLAHATEKKLFFMEAIWSRFFPTYIHLKERIDAGDLGEIKEVDVEFGFLLSDVDRLRMKGLGGGTVLDLGVYTIQVSLWAMRAVPTKIVANGQLNEEGVDMEVNAELQFPNGSVAKMKTSALRKLRNTAIIRGTKGTITLHDFWCATALTDIDGSRKEFPLPRAHHDFNFPNSCGLRFEAEEVRQCIAGGKLQSASVPHSESLTIARIQDEIRKQIGVQFPEDTRFKA from the exons ATGCCTCCGCTGCGCTGGGGAATCGCTAGTGCCGGCAAAATTTCGCACGACTTCACCAATGCTCTGTCCACCTGGTCCAAGGACCACCATTTGGCGGTAGCGGTGAGCGCACGGAAGTTGGAGAATGCCAAATCGTTTGCTCAACTGCATGGAATCGAGAAGTTCTACCAGGGGTATGAAGCTTTGGCTAAGGATCCAAACGTCG ATGCGGTTTACATTGGAGCAATCAACCCAATGCACTACGAACTGGGACTGTTGATGTTGGACCACGGGAAACACGTTCTCTGTGAGAAACCTCTTTGCATGAACGAAGGTCAGGCGAAAAAGTTGCTTGCTCATGCCACGGAAAAGAAGTTATTTTTTATGGAGGCAATTTGGTCGAGATTTTTTCCTACATATATTCACCTCAAGGAGCGAATAGACGCGGGTGACCTGGGTGAAATCAAAGAAGTTGATGTAGAGTTTGGTTTCTTGCTGAGTGATGTAGACAGACTACGGATGAAGGGTCTGGGAGGCGGAACTGTGCTTGATTTGGGTGTTTACACCATTCAGGTTAGTCTGTGGGCAATGCGAGCCGTAccaacaaaaatcgttgcaaatgGTCAGCTTAACGAGGAAGGTGTTGATATGGAGGTTAATGCGGAGCTGCAGTTCCCCAACGGATCGGTAGCGAAGATGAAAACTAGCGCGCTGAGAAAACTTAGAAACACAGCCATCATCCGTGGTACCAAAGGCACGATTACG CTGCACGACTTCTGGTGCGCCACCGCGCTGACAGATATTGATGGATCGCGTAAGGAGTTTCCGCTCCCACGGGCGCATCATGATTTCAACTTTCCCAACAGTTGCGGTTTACGCTTCGAGGCAGAGGAGGTACGTCAGTGCATCGCTGGGGGCAAACTGCAGTCCGCATCGGTTCCGCATAGCGAGAGTCTCACCATCGCTCGCATCCAAGACGAGATACGGAAACAAATTGGTGTTCAATTCCCGGAAGACACACGGTTCAAAGCGTAA